GCCTCCACACCTTCCGGCGCGGTCCAGACGGTCAGCGCCGCCTCCTGCTGCCCCTGGCTGGTGCTGGTCGGCTTGGGCGCGAAGGCGCCGAGCTCGGCCTGGTCGGCGTGGCGGAGGACGATGGCCATGGTCGGATGCTCCTGGGGCGGCGTCGGCGGTGCTTCGGTCAGGGGTGCGGAGCAGGCCTCGGTGGGGCGTGCTCCGGCGTGTGTGGGGCGTGCGGACACGGGCGAGCGCCAGGCTGCCAAAGGGGCGGCCTTCCCACCACCGGCAAGGTGTAAGGCGGTCACCGGCCTCGTTCGCAATCCGACGGTTTCCCGGGTACGGGTGACGTGGGCGGCGTACCGTCAGTGCTCCAACAGATCCCGCGCGCGAGCCGGAGGGGCGTCGGATGAAGGTCGCGGGGGCGGCGTCATGGACGATCGTGGTGGACGAGTGGAGCTCGTTGCTCGAGTCCCCCCTGTGGCTGCGCGCGGCGGAGCGCATCGAGGTCGCGCCCGAGGGCCTGGTGCCCGGCGCTCTGGCGATCGACCCGCTGCCCGCCCCCTCGTTGGAAGCAGGGCTCGCCGCCGAGCCGGCCCTCGCCGAGGCCTGGCGGGCCTGGTGGCAGGCGTCGGTGGCGCAGGCCTTCGGCAAGCCGACCGGGGACTTCGCCCGTGACACCGCCATCCGGGCCCGCTTCGGCCCGCCCGGCTTCGAGAGCGTCGCGCCGGGCCCGCTGCGGGAGGCGGCGCAACGGCGCTGGGCGGAGGCGATGAAGTGGCACAACGCCCGCAAGCGCGCGGGCGTCCAGGCCATGATCGCGGACGGCGCCCGGCAGCCCGAGGGCGAGGTCGTCCGGGCGGTCGAGGCGCAGCTCGGGCGGCGCGCGGAGCCCTTCTCGGTCTCACTCACCGTCATCCCGGTCCTCGACGACCGGATCCGCAGCGTCGGCGGCCGGGCCTTCCTGATCCCCGAGCACCTGCGGGGCACGCCCCGGTACGCCGACTGGCTCCACGGCCTGGTGCGCGCGCTGGCCTGAACCCGCGTGAAAAGCTCTCGACCCTGTCCTCTTCTGTCCCTTCCGTCCCCGTACCGTCCCGGTCCGGCAACAGTCCGGGGGTGACGCTGTGCGCTGCGCGCCGCGGACGATAACGTGCGGGGGCAGCGACCAGGAAACGGGAGGACAGCCGCCATGCAGGCTGAGATCAAGGGCAGCACCATGCCGGTGCTCGAGGTGCAGTTGGCGCCGGGCGAGAGCGTGGTGACCCCGCACGGCGAACTGTCGTGGATGTCGGCCAACATGCAGATGTCGCAGACGATGTCGACGGGCAACCAGGGCCAGGGTGGTGGCGGCGGCGGGTTCATGGGCGCCATGAAGCGCGTCCTGGGCGGCGGCAGCCTCTTCCTGACCCAGTACCAGGCGCAGGGCACGGCCGGACTGGTCGCCTTCGCGTCCAAGGTCCCCGGTCACATCGTGCCGGTCGACATCACCCCGGGCCGCGCCTTCATGGTGCACCGGCACGGATGGCTGTGCGGGACCCCGGGGATCACCCCGTCGGTCGGCCTGCAGCAGTCGTTCCGCGGCGGCCTCTGGGGCGGCGACGGCTTCGTCATGCAGAAGCTGGAGGGCCAGGGGCGCGCCTGGATCGAGCTCTCCGGCGAGCTGACCACCTACACGCTCGGCCCCGGCCAGACCATGCTGGTGCACCCGGGCCACGTCGGCATGTTCGACCTCCAGGTCCAGTTCACCATCACCCGGGTCCCCGGCATCGCCAACAAGATCTTCGGTGGCGACGGCTTCCACCTCGTCGCGCTCACCGGCCCGGGCCAGATCTGGCTGCAGAGCATGCCGCTGCCCAACCTCGCCCACTCCCTCGCCCCGTACATGCCGGGCAACGGGGCCGAGAACGCGGAAGCGGCCGGCATGGGCGGCCTCCTCGGCGGCATGATGCGCTGACGCGCTCCCGCCCCGACGTAAGACTTCCGTAGCCGGGGCGAACCACCGCAACCCTGCTGAGCAGCGGTCTCATGGAGACATGAGACCGCGCACCACTCCGCCGACCCCGCCGTCCCGGCGGCGCCCGCTGGACCTGCCCCTGCCGACGCCCCCCGAGGCCCTGCGGCGCGGGCCGCTGCGCGAGGGCGCGTTCCGCTCCCGGCTGCACGAGCCGCGGACCGCGGTCGTGATCGGGCGATGGCTCGGCCTGGCCGTGCTGACCTGTTTCGTGACCGGTCTGATCAGTCACGAGCTGCAGCAGCCGCCGGGCTGGCTCAGGGACCACCTGCCGAGCCGCCCGGTGCAGGGCTACCGGATCACCCAGGGCCTTCACGTGATCAGCGGCATCGCCGCGATCCCGCTGCTGGGCGCGAAGCTGTGGACCGTCTACCCCAGGCTGTTCGCCTGGCCGCCGGCGCGCAGCGTCCGGCACGCACTGGAGCGGCTGGGCGTCGCGCTGCTGGTCGGCTCGATGGTGTTGGAACTGTTCACCGGGCTGCTCAACACGCTGCAGTGGTACCCGTGGCCGTTCCCGTTCCGGCAGACGCACTTCTGGCTCGCCTGGATCGCGGTCGGCGGCCTGTTGCTGCACATCTCCGCGAAGGGGCCGGAGATCGCCGAGCACTGGCGTCGCAGCAGGCCCGCGCTCGCCGGACGGCGGGCGATGCTGGGCACGGTGGCGGCCGCGGTCGGCGCGGTCACCCTGGTGACGGCCGGTCAGACCGTGCCGTGGCTGCGCTCCCTCGACCTGCTGGCCCCGCGCCGACCCGACCTCGGCCCGCAGGGGCTGCCGGTCAACCGGACCGCCGCCCAGGCGGGTACCGTCCGGACGCCGGCCGACTGGCGGCTGCGGGTGGACGGCCCGCGCCCCTACACCCTCACCATGGCCGAACTACTGGCCCTGCCCCAGGCGGAGGCCGAGCTGCCGATCGCCTGCGTGGAGGGGTGGAGCGCCTCCGCCCGCTGGGGCGGCGTCCGGCTGCGCGACCTGCTGGACCGGGCCGGTGCACCGCCCGGAGCGCTGATCCGGGTGACCTCGCTGGAGGCCGACGGTCCGTACGCCGTCATGGAGATGCCGCACACCTACGCCCGCGACCCGCTGACGCTGCTGGCCCTGCGCGTCAACGGCCTCCCGCTGCACCCGGACCACGGCTACCCGGCCCGGATCATCGCGCCGAACCGGCCCGGCGTGCTGCAGACCAAGTGGGTCTCCCGGCTGGAGGTGCTCTGATGGCGCGGACGGGGCGGACGGGGCGGACGGCGGGGGCGACGCAGGCACCGCGGAAGGCCCGGTCGGTCCGGGCTGCGCGGGCGGTGAGGGTGCTGACCGGTGCGGCCGGGGCCGGCGTGATCAGCTACGGGATCTACGGCCTGCTCCACGACCCCTACATCGGGGACCCCTTGTCGGTGCTGTTCTGGGGCGTCGGCGGGCTCGTCCTGCACGACGGGCTGTGGCTGCCGCTGGTCCTGCTCGCCGGCACCGCCCTGGTCCGCCGCCCGCTGCTGCGCGCCGGGCTGGTCGTCGCCGCCGCGCTGACCGCCGTGGGGCTGCCGGCCGTGCTGCGCGCCGGGGTCGACCACGGCAACGCGAGCCTGCTGCCGCTGCCCTATCTGCGGAACCTGCTGCTGTCGCTGGCGGCGGTCGCGGTGGTGGTCGGGGCGATCGCGGTCGGCCGGGCGGTCGCGCCCAGGGTTCCGCCCGCGCTGGGCCGACTGCGGCGGGCCCGGCAGGCGGTGCGCGTCCGGCGGACCTCGCGCGGGGCCCGACGCAGCCCCGCACGGCCCGGCTGAGAGAATGGGTCGCAAGCTGACCACCGGCGAGAGAGGTGCCGCAGCACATGGGCGACATATCGGTCGGCGCGACGGTGACCGCCGTCAGCCGTGACGCGACGCACAACTTCAGCAAGCCGAACGTGGCCGGCATCCGGCTGCTGGAGGGCCTGGGGGTCGACGGTGACGCTCATCTGGGCGTCACCGTGCAGCACCTCTCGCGCGTCGCGGCCGACCCGACCCAGCCCAACCTCCGCCAGGTCCACCTGATCCACGCCGAGCTGCACGACGAACTGCGCGAGGCGGGTCACGAGGTCATCCCCGGCGCCATGGGCGAGAACATCACGACGCGGGGGATCGACCTGCTCGGCCTGCCCCGCGGCGCACGCCTGCGGCTGGGCGCGGAGGCCGAGATCGAGATCACCGGCCTGCGCAATCCCTGCCCGCAGATCGAGAACTTCCAGCGCGGCCTGCTCAAGAAGGTCGTCGGCAGGAACGAGCTGGGCGAGATCGTGCGCAAGGCGGGGATCATGGCCGTGGTCCTGGCGAGCGGCGAGGTCCGCCCGGGCGACGCCATCACCGTCGAGCTGCCGGACGGCCCGCACCAGCCGCTCGAACGCGTCTGAACGAGGGCGACCGACGGGGACGTCTGAACGCCGCTTCCGAACGGACGCTTCCGAACGCGCGCTTCCGAGCGCACGCGACGCCCGCCGCGTCCTGGTGGGAGGCGGCGGGCGTCGCGTCGGCTCGTCAGACCCGGACGCTGTCCACGTCGGGGGCGCGGGACGAGGCGTTGGTGAACGCGATCGTGTTGCCGCTGCCGGCGTTGAGCTGGACGTCGATGGTGATGGTCTGCGGCTGCGGAGCGCTGAAGGTCCCGAGCGGCGGCACGCTGACGGTGTGGGCGACGCCGTCGACCGTCACCGTCGCCGTGCGGGCGCTGGTGGCCCCGTTGACGAAGCTGATGGCCAGCGGGTAGCTGCCTGCGGCGACCGCCTTGACCCCGTTGATGGTCAGGGTTCCGGTGGCCGAGGTGCTGTATCCGATGTAG
This genomic interval from Streptacidiphilus rugosus AM-16 contains the following:
- a CDS encoding molybdopterin-dependent oxidoreductase, coding for MRPRTTPPTPPSRRRPLDLPLPTPPEALRRGPLREGAFRSRLHEPRTAVVIGRWLGLAVLTCFVTGLISHELQQPPGWLRDHLPSRPVQGYRITQGLHVISGIAAIPLLGAKLWTVYPRLFAWPPARSVRHALERLGVALLVGSMVLELFTGLLNTLQWYPWPFPFRQTHFWLAWIAVGGLLLHISAKGPEIAEHWRRSRPALAGRRAMLGTVAAAVGAVTLVTAGQTVPWLRSLDLLAPRRPDLGPQGLPVNRTAAQAGTVRTPADWRLRVDGPRPYTLTMAELLALPQAEAELPIACVEGWSASARWGGVRLRDLLDRAGAPPGALIRVTSLEADGPYAVMEMPHTYARDPLTLLALRVNGLPLHPDHGYPARIIAPNRPGVLQTKWVSRLEVL
- a CDS encoding MOSC domain-containing protein; its protein translation is MGDISVGATVTAVSRDATHNFSKPNVAGIRLLEGLGVDGDAHLGVTVQHLSRVAADPTQPNLRQVHLIHAELHDELREAGHEVIPGAMGENITTRGIDLLGLPRGARLRLGAEAEIEITGLRNPCPQIENFQRGLLKKVVGRNELGEIVRKAGIMAVVLASGEVRPGDAITVELPDGPHQPLERV
- a CDS encoding AIM24 family protein; translated protein: MQAEIKGSTMPVLEVQLAPGESVVTPHGELSWMSANMQMSQTMSTGNQGQGGGGGGFMGAMKRVLGGGSLFLTQYQAQGTAGLVAFASKVPGHIVPVDITPGRAFMVHRHGWLCGTPGITPSVGLQQSFRGGLWGGDGFVMQKLEGQGRAWIELSGELTTYTLGPGQTMLVHPGHVGMFDLQVQFTITRVPGIANKIFGGDGFHLVALTGPGQIWLQSMPLPNLAHSLAPYMPGNGAENAEAAGMGGLLGGMMR